A region from the Hypericibacter adhaerens genome encodes:
- a CDS encoding sensor histidine kinase, translating into MKRLRARPVHWLLGTLVGVFSLTVVAALALILREHAAVSRGPTENLTLAVSELQVEFARFQQKLAAAEADSTTGNLRQLSLQYDILISRVELLARGENARALSDDAEALQMIQQTRRETMALDPDVSNLPQGEGSLAPVAAEMPSLEQSVSRLASHVVQLVADRAQASRERLGQLYLVLAAMLTGLFASALVFVGMLVQQFRKLDQARLELGDLSERLMEAKTQAESANRAKSEFLATMSHELRTPLNAIIGFADLMRSEIKGPIGHPRYREYSNDIHSSGQHLLSLINDILDLSRIEANRFELHEDKVSIDTVAETCLALMMPQIERKKLKLSLDEVKKLGEIRADERLVNQMILNLLSNAIKFTPERGTISFSGRIAADGGIELIIADTGIGMTATEMDMALEPFVQIESSLSRRFGGSGLGLPITKRFIEAHGGRLTLESRKGEGTSATLWFPPERRLEASRMAG; encoded by the coding sequence ATGAAGCGTTTGCGGGCGCGTCCGGTCCATTGGCTGCTCGGCACGCTGGTCGGCGTCTTTTCCCTGACCGTGGTCGCGGCGCTGGCGCTGATCCTGCGCGAGCATGCCGCCGTCTCGCGGGGTCCCACCGAGAACCTCACGCTTGCGGTCTCGGAGCTCCAGGTCGAGTTCGCCCGCTTCCAGCAGAAGCTCGCCGCCGCCGAAGCCGATTCCACGACCGGCAATCTGCGCCAGCTGTCGCTGCAATACGACATCCTGATCAGCCGTGTGGAGCTCCTGGCCCGCGGCGAGAACGCGCGGGCCTTGAGCGACGACGCGGAGGCGCTGCAGATGATCCAGCAGACCCGCCGCGAGACCATGGCACTCGATCCCGACGTCAGCAACCTGCCCCAGGGCGAAGGGTCGCTCGCCCCCGTCGCCGCCGAGATGCCGTCGCTCGAGCAGTCGGTCAGCCGGCTCGCCTCGCATGTGGTGCAGCTCGTCGCCGACCGGGCCCAGGCGTCGCGCGAGCGGCTGGGACAGCTCTATCTGGTGCTGGCGGCGATGCTGACGGGCCTGTTCGCCAGCGCGCTCGTCTTCGTCGGCATGCTGGTCCAGCAGTTCCGCAAGCTCGACCAGGCCCGCCTCGAGCTGGGCGACCTGTCGGAGCGGCTGATGGAGGCCAAGACCCAGGCCGAAAGCGCCAACCGCGCCAAGAGCGAGTTCCTCGCCACCATGAGCCACGAGTTGAGGACGCCGCTCAACGCCATCATCGGCTTCGCCGACCTGATGCGCAGCGAGATCAAGGGGCCGATCGGCCATCCGCGCTATCGCGAATATTCGAACGACATCCACAGCTCCGGCCAGCATCTGCTGAGCCTCATCAACGACATCCTCGACCTGTCGAGAATCGAGGCCAACCGTTTCGAGCTGCATGAGGACAAGGTCTCGATCGACACGGTGGCCGAGACCTGCCTCGCCCTGATGATGCCGCAAATCGAGCGCAAGAAGCTGAAGCTCAGCCTCGACGAGGTGAAGAAGCTGGGCGAGATCCGGGCCGACGAGCGTCTGGTGAACCAGATGATTCTGAATCTTCTTTCGAATGCCATCAAGTTCACGCCGGAACGCGGCACCATCAGCTTCTCCGGGCGGATCGCGGCCGATGGCGGTATCGAGCTGATCATCGCCGATACCGGCATCGGCATGACCGCGACGGAAATGGACATGGCGCTGGAGCCCTTCGTGCAGATCGAATCGAGCCTGTCCCGCCGCTTCGGCGGTTCGGGCCTGGGCCTGCCCATCACCAAGCGTTTCATCGAGGCCCATGGCGGCCGCCTCACCCTCGAGAGCCGGAAGGGCGAAGGAACCTCGGCGACGCTCTGGTTCCCGCCCGAGCGGCGCCTCGAGGCCTCGCGGATGGCGGGATGA
- a CDS encoding sensor histidine kinase, producing the protein MRSTSIPRWPIFAVVALLLLGAAAILAVTQMAARSQDRLAVTQSQATFSAVLMARQHEVASLARDYSFWSDAVENLVTQPSTEWADANIGEYLSTSFHIAAAFVVDGANQPTIAYVEGQAQPPQSVASVLPALQPLFDAAHAAVRSQWSQDTGPDPAFGFLIWEKGPAIAAVGAIARQDGEPGPEWDHLLVLVRPLDAGLLNDIASAYGFDELHWQTDGAGPADTAIALHEPGGAPIGAVVWEPERPGRALMRQMLPAIVGAFLVMLALSGGIIVFLERNRAVMLRHRALIEEQNLALQQQKERAEQLSRAKSDFLSIISHELRTPLNAIIGFADLIRSEVRGPVGVPAYRDYATDIRNSGQQLLALISDILDLSRIEAGKLSLHEERVNLRKMAESCLNLLRPQFDQKRLTATIGSLEGLGCVLADERLVRQMLLNLLSNAIKFTPERGRIAVEGGRAADGGIEIRVSDTGIGMTEAELKLALEPFVQVETNLARRAEGSGLGLSITKRFIELHGGRMTLESRKDVGTKVTLWFPPEREREADRMVG; encoded by the coding sequence ATGCGGTCGACGTCGATTCCCCGCTGGCCCATTTTTGCCGTGGTGGCCCTGCTGCTGCTGGGCGCGGCCGCGATTCTGGCCGTGACGCAGATGGCGGCGCGCAGCCAGGACCGCCTGGCGGTGACCCAGTCGCAGGCGACCTTCTCCGCGGTGCTGATGGCGCGCCAGCATGAGGTCGCGAGCCTGGCGCGCGACTACAGCTTCTGGTCCGACGCAGTCGAGAATCTGGTGACCCAACCCTCGACGGAATGGGCGGACGCGAATATCGGCGAGTATCTCAGCACCTCGTTCCATATCGCCGCCGCCTTCGTGGTCGATGGCGCGAACCAGCCGACCATCGCCTATGTCGAGGGCCAGGCGCAGCCGCCGCAATCGGTCGCCTCCGTCCTGCCCGCGCTGCAACCTTTGTTCGATGCCGCGCATGCAGCCGTCAGGAGCCAGTGGTCGCAGGATACCGGCCCCGATCCGGCCTTCGGATTCCTGATCTGGGAGAAAGGGCCCGCGATCGCCGCCGTGGGTGCGATCGCCCGGCAGGACGGAGAGCCCGGACCCGAATGGGATCACCTGCTGGTGCTGGTCCGGCCGCTCGACGCGGGACTCCTCAATGACATCGCATCCGCCTATGGATTCGACGAGCTCCATTGGCAGACGGATGGGGCCGGCCCGGCGGACACGGCCATCGCGCTTCACGAGCCCGGCGGCGCGCCCATCGGGGCCGTCGTCTGGGAGCCGGAGCGGCCGGGCCGGGCGCTGATGCGCCAGATGTTGCCGGCCATCGTCGGCGCGTTCCTGGTGATGCTCGCGCTTTCGGGCGGCATCATCGTCTTCCTCGAGCGCAACCGGGCGGTGATGCTGCGCCACCGGGCGCTGATCGAAGAGCAGAACCTCGCCCTGCAGCAGCAGAAGGAACGCGCGGAGCAGCTGAGCCGCGCCAAGTCCGATTTCCTCTCGATCATCAGCCACGAGCTGCGCACGCCGCTGAACGCGATCATCGGCTTCGCCGACCTGATCCGCAGCGAGGTGCGGGGGCCGGTCGGCGTTCCGGCCTATCGCGACTATGCCACCGACATCCGCAATTCCGGCCAGCAGCTCCTGGCCCTCATCAGCGACATTCTCGACCTGTCGCGCATCGAGGCCGGCAAGCTGTCGCTGCATGAGGAGCGCGTCAATCTGCGCAAGATGGCGGAGAGCTGCCTGAACCTGCTGCGGCCCCAGTTCGACCAGAAGCGGCTGACGGCGACCATCGGCAGCCTCGAGGGGCTGGGCTGCGTGCTGGCCGACGAGCGGCTGGTGCGCCAGATGCTGCTCAACCTGCTCTCCAACGCCATCAAGTTCACGCCCGAGCGCGGCCGCATCGCCGTCGAAGGCGGGCGTGCGGCCGATGGCGGGATCGAGATCCGCGTCAGCGATACCGGCATCGGCATGACCGAGGCCGAGCTGAAGCTGGCGCTCGAGCCTTTCGTCCAGGTCGAGACCAACCTGGCACGCCGGGCCGAAGGCAGCGGGCTCGGCCTCTCCATCACCAAGCGCTTCATCGAGCTGCATGGCGGCCGCATGACGCTGGAGAGCCGGAAGGATGTCGGCACCAAGGTCACGCTCTGGTTCCCGCCCGAACGCGAGCGCGAAGCCGACCGGATGGTGGGGTAA
- the dmeF gene encoding CDF family Co(II)/Ni(II) efflux transporter DmeF: MPHAAHSFDRWQHNHFYLADRHDRRAKRVWIAVWLTAAMMIAEIVAGYVFGSMALLADGWHMATHAGALGMAGLAYRYAARHARNSFFSFGTGKIGDLAAFTNAIILMFVAGFILWESAARLLAPRPIAYDEALGVAVAGLLVNLVCAGLLHEKPSGAAAASTEAAHSHTHDHGHDHVHEPGHGHGHHRDHNLHGAYLHVIADAATSVLAIVGLLAGRLWNWAWMDPAVGVVGAVVIARWSLGLARSSSAVLLDAVPDRELEQRIRARLESDADRVTDLHLWRLGPGHFAAMASVVSTAPQTPAQYKARLEDLPSLSHVTVEVEPCEICAKPAH, encoded by the coding sequence ATGCCGCACGCCGCCCATTCCTTCGATCGCTGGCAGCATAACCATTTCTATCTCGCCGATCGGCATGACCGCCGCGCCAAGCGGGTCTGGATCGCGGTCTGGCTGACGGCGGCGATGATGATCGCCGAGATCGTGGCGGGCTATGTCTTCGGCTCGATGGCGCTCCTGGCCGATGGCTGGCATATGGCGACCCATGCCGGTGCCTTGGGCATGGCGGGCCTCGCCTATCGCTATGCGGCACGCCACGCGCGCAACAGCTTCTTCAGCTTCGGCACCGGCAAGATCGGCGATCTCGCGGCCTTCACCAACGCCATCATCCTGATGTTCGTGGCGGGCTTCATTCTCTGGGAGAGCGCCGCCCGCCTGCTCGCGCCCCGGCCCATCGCTTACGACGAGGCGCTGGGCGTGGCGGTGGCGGGTCTGCTGGTCAATCTCGTCTGCGCCGGACTGCTGCATGAGAAACCGTCCGGTGCGGCGGCGGCTTCAACCGAGGCCGCGCACAGCCATACGCATGACCATGGGCACGATCACGTGCACGAGCCCGGCCACGGACACGGCCATCATCGCGACCACAATCTCCATGGCGCCTATCTCCATGTGATCGCCGACGCCGCCACCTCCGTCCTGGCGATCGTCGGCCTCCTGGCGGGGCGTCTGTGGAACTGGGCCTGGATGGACCCGGCCGTGGGCGTGGTGGGCGCGGTGGTCATCGCCCGCTGGTCCCTGGGCCTGGCCAGGAGCAGCAGCGCCGTGCTGCTCGACGCGGTGCCGGATCGCGAGCTGGAGCAGCGCATCCGCGCGCGCCTCGAAAGCGACGCCGACCGGGTCACCGATCTCCATCTCTGGCGCCTGGGCCCGGGCCATTTCGCGGCCATGGCCTCGGTGGTCTCCACCGCCCCGCAGACGCCGGCGCAATACAAGGCCCGGCTCGAGGACCTGCCGAGCCTGTCCCATGTGACGGTCGAGGTGGAGCCCTGCGAGATCTGCGCGAAGCCCGCTCATTGA
- a CDS encoding metal-sensing transcriptional repressor, giving the protein MPDDHVTGARAGSSHASHPEVLKRLKRAQGHLATVMAMIEADRGCLEIAQQLQAVESAIGNAKRLLVHDHIDNCIERAAGPISRGTRSALEEFKAIARYL; this is encoded by the coding sequence ATGCCCGATGATCATGTCACCGGCGCCCGTGCCGGTTCGTCCCATGCCAGCCACCCGGAGGTGCTGAAGCGTCTCAAGCGCGCGCAAGGCCATCTCGCCACCGTCATGGCGATGATCGAGGCCGATCGCGGCTGCCTCGAGATCGCGCAGCAGCTCCAGGCGGTGGAAAGCGCGATCGGCAACGCCAAGCGCCTGCTGGTGCACGACCATATCGACAATTGCATCGAGCGGGCCGCGGGCCCGATCTCGCGCGGAACCCGCAGCGCGCTCGAGGAATTCAAGGCGATTGCGCGCTATCTCTAG
- a CDS encoding M20/M25/M40 family metallo-hydrolase gives MSPDSSTERDRAADKATLLGWIERDRDRLVGFLSDFVKAASPNPPGDTLLAAAHVRGFLDVEKLPYRVISPHPQMPNLVASFEGKEAGKHLVLNGHIDVFPSGDPAHWTHGPWSGDIAEGHVWGRGAADMKCGTTASIFTYAYLSRMRERLKGRLTLTVVSDEETFGPWGARYLLEHHPETHGDCCLNGEPSDPLTVRFGEKGPLWIAFTVRTKGAHGGYPHLTESASQIAAALIGDLYQLARTKVPPPGNVGGVLDRSAAIIERALGEGATEVMRSITLNIGVIQGGIKVNMIPAECRFEADFRLPVGIGKDGLIEKVRHLLERYPQVTMEELNYSPSNWCDPEHEMVAIIQRNVKAMKGFEPAPIVGLGGTDTRLWRYRDVPAYVYGPSPKTMGKTDERVAIEEFLHIVRTHTLSAYDYLTRD, from the coding sequence ATGAGCCCCGACAGCAGCACCGAGCGCGACCGCGCGGCCGACAAGGCGACCCTGCTCGGCTGGATCGAGCGCGACCGCGACCGGCTGGTGGGTTTCCTCAGTGATTTCGTGAAGGCGGCCAGCCCCAATCCGCCGGGCGACACGCTTCTGGCCGCCGCTCATGTCCGTGGCTTCCTCGATGTGGAGAAGCTTCCCTACCGGGTGATCTCGCCCCATCCGCAGATGCCCAACCTGGTTGCGAGCTTCGAGGGGAAGGAAGCCGGCAAGCATCTCGTGCTCAACGGCCATATCGATGTCTTCCCCTCGGGCGATCCCGCGCATTGGACCCACGGGCCCTGGAGCGGCGATATCGCCGAGGGCCATGTCTGGGGCCGGGGCGCCGCCGACATGAAATGCGGCACCACCGCCTCGATCTTCACCTATGCCTATCTCAGCCGGATGCGCGAGAGGCTCAAGGGCAGGCTGACGCTCACCGTCGTTTCCGACGAGGAGACCTTCGGGCCCTGGGGCGCTCGCTATCTGCTGGAGCATCATCCCGAGACCCATGGCGATTGCTGCCTCAATGGCGAGCCCTCGGATCCGCTCACCGTTCGGTTCGGCGAGAAGGGGCCGCTCTGGATCGCCTTCACGGTCCGCACCAAGGGTGCTCATGGCGGCTATCCGCATCTGACCGAGAGCGCCAGCCAGATCGCAGCCGCGCTGATCGGCGATCTCTACCAGCTCGCCCGCACCAAGGTGCCGCCGCCGGGCAATGTTGGCGGCGTGCTGGATCGCTCGGCCGCCATCATCGAGCGCGCCCTGGGCGAGGGCGCCACCGAGGTGATGCGCTCGATCACGCTCAATATCGGCGTCATCCAGGGCGGCATCAAAGTGAACATGATTCCGGCCGAATGCCGCTTCGAGGCCGATTTTCGGCTGCCGGTCGGCATCGGCAAGGATGGGCTGATCGAGAAGGTCCGCCATCTCCTCGAACGCTATCCGCAGGTCACGATGGAGGAGCTCAATTACAGCCCTTCCAACTGGTGCGACCCCGAGCATGAGATGGTCGCCATCATTCAGCGCAATGTGAAGGCGATGAAGGGATTCGAGCCGGCGCCCATCGTCGGGCTCGGCGGTACGGACACTCGTCTCTGGCGTTATCGCGACGTGCCCGCCTATGTCTACGGGCCCTCGCCCAAGACCATGGGCAAGACCGACGAGCGGGTGGCAATCGAGGAGTTCCTTCATATCGTCCGCACCCACACGCTCTCCGCCTACGACTACCTGACGCGCGACTAG
- a CDS encoding polysaccharide deacetylase family protein: MIRNPIPWPDGARCAVAITFDMDADSILHLAHHEQANNKVMTMSMLRYDPEVAVPRLVDLFAEFGIKQTFFLPAWCIERYPATVELILKGGHEIGHHGYLHEHPNELKPEEELYWFDRSIEAIRKATGQPPRGFRAPSYRFSAKTLDFLVERGLSYDASLMGDDIPYLLDNGEGRVVELPSHYAMDDWAHFMVARDFGYMMPIKAPSHGMDVFREEFDAAWRYGGLWISVWHPMLMGRLARAAALADLIAYMKDKGGVWFAKLEDIAAHVRKVVADGSWKPRIDRLPYYPGPIPELPRKAT, translated from the coding sequence ATGATCCGCAATCCGATTCCCTGGCCCGACGGCGCGCGCTGCGCCGTCGCCATCACCTTCGACATGGATGCCGACAGCATCCTGCATCTGGCACATCACGAGCAGGCCAACAACAAGGTCATGACCATGTCGATGCTGCGCTACGACCCCGAGGTCGCGGTGCCGCGCCTGGTCGATCTCTTCGCCGAGTTCGGCATCAAGCAGACCTTCTTCCTGCCCGCCTGGTGCATCGAGCGCTATCCGGCGACGGTCGAGCTGATCCTGAAGGGCGGCCACGAGATCGGCCATCATGGCTATCTCCACGAGCATCCCAACGAGCTCAAGCCCGAGGAGGAGCTCTACTGGTTCGATCGCAGCATCGAGGCGATCAGGAAGGCGACCGGCCAGCCGCCCCGCGGCTTCCGTGCGCCCTCGTACCGGTTCTCGGCCAAGACCCTCGATTTCCTGGTCGAGCGCGGCTTGAGCTACGACGCCTCGCTCATGGGCGACGATATCCCCTATCTGCTCGACAATGGCGAGGGCCGCGTGGTCGAGCTGCCCTCGCATTACGCGATGGACGATTGGGCGCATTTCATGGTGGCGCGCGACTTCGGCTACATGATGCCGATCAAAGCGCCCTCCCACGGCATGGACGTGTTCCGCGAGGAGTTCGACGCCGCCTGGCGCTATGGCGGGCTCTGGATCTCGGTCTGGCACCCGATGCTGATGGGCCGCCTCGCGCGCGCCGCGGCGCTGGCCGACCTCATCGCCTATATGAAGGACAAGGGCGGCGTCTGGTTCGCCAAGCTCGAGGACATCGCGGCCCATGTGCGCAAGGTGGTGGCCGACGGCAGCTGGAAACCGCGGATCGACCGGCTGCCCTACTATCCGGGACCGATCCCGGAACTGCCGAGGAAGGCGACATGA
- a CDS encoding 4-hydroxyphenylacetate 3-hydroxylase N-terminal domain-containing protein: MRHAAEPMPAGIRDYVVSKSLPRRPNDANLRTGPEFRESLRDGRHVVVDGRDVSDVTAEPTLARGIDQLARYFDAQHDPATRDLLTAIEPGTGERISTAWLVPRSIEDLWRYDAMIKCSTALSFGVFGRPPDYGPVKAISFVAWNHLVRKEEPEALDKILHFLRVGQRNNLTSADIIIDVQTDRKQPVAQRAARLRVVEERKDGVLVSGAKAGNSVLAQGNIGTISMPPPQPGMPEECMIWAAVPANAPGMTLLLREGVTNGRESAEDHPIDAHGEEADGLLIFDRVFIPWDYVFSYKNRATAEIYNILGQFAFWKIATRLSYRAEIFAGAAQLIVDALGTDHIPAVRALVSEVIHYAATLRGMMTAAIEQAKPTESGVMLPDHVFVTAGRLHSIEAYPRIMQILRELSGQGLIGRVPQATWDRPDFGPLLDAYLPGHKLDGRNKNRLFNLVWDMTCSPSAMRLALFENINATPAPALREELYRVYDRGPAMAAIRARAGIG, translated from the coding sequence ATGCGCCACGCTGCCGAACCCATGCCGGCCGGGATCCGCGACTATGTCGTGAGCAAGAGCCTGCCTCGTCGCCCGAACGATGCGAACCTGCGCACCGGTCCGGAATTCCGTGAGAGCCTGCGCGACGGCCGCCATGTCGTCGTCGATGGCCGCGACGTTTCCGACGTGACGGCGGAGCCGACGCTCGCGCGCGGCATCGACCAACTCGCGCGCTATTTCGATGCCCAGCACGATCCGGCGACGCGGGACCTTCTCACCGCCATCGAGCCCGGGACGGGCGAACGGATCTCGACGGCCTGGCTGGTGCCGCGCTCGATCGAGGATCTCTGGCGCTACGACGCCATGATCAAATGCAGCACGGCCCTCAGCTTCGGCGTGTTCGGCCGGCCGCCGGACTATGGCCCAGTCAAGGCCATTTCCTTCGTCGCCTGGAACCATCTGGTGCGGAAGGAAGAGCCCGAGGCGCTGGACAAGATCCTGCATTTCCTGCGCGTCGGGCAGCGGAATAATCTCACCAGCGCCGACATCATCATCGACGTCCAGACCGACCGCAAACAGCCCGTGGCCCAGCGGGCGGCAAGGCTCCGGGTCGTCGAGGAACGGAAAGACGGCGTCCTGGTCTCCGGCGCCAAGGCCGGCAATTCGGTCCTGGCTCAGGGCAATATTGGCACCATTTCGATGCCGCCGCCGCAACCGGGCATGCCCGAGGAATGCATGATCTGGGCGGCGGTGCCGGCCAATGCGCCCGGCATGACGCTGCTGCTGCGCGAGGGCGTGACGAACGGCCGGGAATCCGCCGAGGACCATCCGATCGATGCGCATGGCGAGGAGGCTGACGGTCTCCTGATCTTCGACCGCGTCTTCATCCCCTGGGACTATGTCTTCAGCTACAAGAACAGGGCCACGGCCGAGATCTACAATATCCTCGGCCAGTTCGCCTTCTGGAAGATCGCGACCCGCTTGTCCTACCGCGCCGAGATTTTCGCGGGCGCCGCTCAGCTCATCGTCGACGCGCTCGGGACCGACCATATCCCCGCGGTCCGTGCCCTCGTCTCCGAGGTCATCCATTATGCCGCGACGCTCCGGGGCATGATGACGGCCGCGATCGAGCAGGCGAAGCCGACCGAGAGCGGGGTGATGCTGCCCGACCATGTGTTCGTGACGGCGGGGCGGCTGCACAGCATCGAGGCCTATCCGCGCATCATGCAGATCCTGCGCGAGCTCTCGGGCCAGGGGCTGATCGGCCGCGTCCCCCAGGCGACCTGGGACCGGCCCGATTTCGGGCCGCTGCTCGACGCGTATCTGCCGGGCCACAAGCTCGATGGCCGCAACAAGAACCGGCTCTTCAACCTGGTCTGGGACATGACCTGCAGCCCGAGCGCGATGCGGCTCGCCCTTTTCGAGAACATCAACGCCACCCCGGCGCCGGCGCTGCGCGAGGAGCTCTACCGGGTCTATGATCGGGGGCCGGCCATGGCCGCGATCCGCGCGCGGGCCGGCATCGGCTGA
- a CDS encoding LysR family transcriptional regulator, whose protein sequence is MNLIDLPLRVLRYFVAVADAGNVTLAARGLHVSQPAVSLAIRQLETALGLDLFVRQHARGMALTPAGTEVLREVRELLGHINDVSTKLAGVGGDLRGTLSIGCLAYILARYLPAIISGFTARFPAIEVAFHEGDQSLLQRGMMEGWIELALTYDLQLPRRFAIERMLELPAYVLLPADHRLARRRAISLKALAEEPCVLLDMPISRDYFASVFGALGLTPQVRYRTQSVEAVRSLVANGLGYTVLNHPSRTLTTYDGKETRAVRLTDPLPVAPIAAVYLSDHKLRPVAQAFLDFMRGFFRREQRRRAAEPAA, encoded by the coding sequence ATGAACTTGATCGATCTCCCCTTGCGGGTCCTGCGCTACTTCGTGGCGGTGGCCGATGCCGGCAACGTCACCCTGGCGGCGCGCGGGCTCCATGTCTCGCAGCCCGCCGTCTCGCTCGCCATTCGCCAGCTCGAGACGGCGCTGGGGCTCGATCTCTTCGTCCGCCAGCATGCGCGCGGCATGGCGCTCACGCCCGCCGGCACCGAGGTGCTGCGCGAGGTGCGCGAGCTTCTGGGCCATATCAACGACGTGTCGACCAAGCTCGCGGGCGTCGGCGGCGACTTGCGCGGCACGCTCTCGATCGGCTGCCTCGCCTATATCCTGGCGCGCTACTTGCCCGCCATCATCAGCGGCTTCACCGCCAGGTTCCCCGCGATCGAGGTCGCGTTCCACGAAGGCGACCAGAGCCTGCTCCAGCGCGGGATGATGGAGGGCTGGATCGAGCTCGCCCTCACCTACGACCTGCAACTGCCCCGCCGCTTCGCGATCGAACGCATGCTGGAGCTGCCGGCCTATGTGCTGCTGCCGGCGGATCACCGGCTGGCGAGGCGGCGCGCGATCTCGCTGAAGGCGCTGGCGGAAGAGCCTTGCGTGCTGCTCGACATGCCGATCAGTCGCGACTATTTCGCCTCGGTCTTCGGCGCGCTGGGACTGACGCCGCAGGTGCGCTACCGCACCCAGTCCGTCGAGGCGGTCCGCAGCCTGGTCGCCAACGGGCTGGGCTATACGGTGCTCAACCATCCCTCGCGCACCTTGACCACCTATGATGGCAAGGAGACGCGCGCGGTGCGGTTGACCGATCCGCTGCCGGTCGCGCCCATCGCCGCGGTCTATCTCTCGGATCACAAGCTGAGGCCGGTGGCGCAAGCTTTCCTGGATTTCATGCGCGGATTCTTCCGGCGCGAGCAACGCAGGCGCGCGGCCGAGCCGGCCGCGTGA
- a CDS encoding AAA family ATPase: MARGFLLGKFLPPHQGHVLLCDFARSYADALTILVCSLPRDPIPGALRFAWMTELFPDARVVHLTDEVPQEPAEHPDFWPIWRAIVKRAHPEPIDYVFASESYGHRLASEVGGRFVPVDPPRFAVPAAGRDVLKDPFAHWERIPAPVRPYFVKQVCLFGPESTGKSTLAHRLAHHFDTLHVPEYGRTHTDHFGTRCASEDLVLIARGHVALTAAAARQANRLLLLDTDPVLTAVWSDMLLGGRDPRLNEIARPADLYLHCDVDVPWIDDGTRYFPDPETRALFAARCRAELTGRNLPHVALTGDWEARFRQAVAAIRQHFPWLGTPAG; the protein is encoded by the coding sequence ATGGCCCGTGGATTCCTGCTGGGCAAGTTTCTGCCGCCGCATCAAGGTCACGTGCTGCTCTGCGATTTCGCCCGCAGCTATGCCGATGCGCTGACGATCCTGGTCTGCAGCCTGCCGCGCGATCCCATTCCCGGCGCGCTCCGCTTCGCCTGGATGACGGAGCTCTTTCCCGATGCGCGCGTCGTCCATCTGACCGACGAGGTGCCGCAGGAGCCGGCCGAGCATCCGGATTTCTGGCCCATCTGGCGCGCCATCGTGAAACGCGCGCATCCGGAGCCGATCGACTATGTCTTCGCCTCGGAAAGTTACGGGCATCGCCTCGCTTCCGAGGTCGGCGGCCGTTTCGTGCCGGTGGATCCGCCGCGCTTCGCGGTGCCGGCGGCCGGCCGCGACGTGCTGAAGGATCCCTTCGCCCACTGGGAACGGATTCCCGCCCCCGTGCGCCCCTATTTCGTCAAGCAGGTCTGCCTGTTCGGGCCGGAAAGTACGGGCAAATCGACCCTCGCCCACCGGCTCGCCCATCATTTCGATACGCTTCATGTGCCGGAATATGGCCGCACCCATACCGATCATTTCGGCACCCGCTGCGCGTCGGAGGATCTGGTCCTGATCGCGCGCGGCCATGTCGCGCTCACCGCCGCCGCGGCGCGCCAGGCCAACCGGTTGCTGCTGCTCGACACCGACCCGGTCCTGACCGCGGTCTGGTCGGACATGCTGCTGGGCGGACGCGATCCGCGCCTCAACGAGATTGCGCGGCCGGCCGATCTCTATCTCCATTGCGATGTCGATGTGCCCTGGATCGATGACGGCACGCGCTATTTTCCCGATCCGGAGACCCGCGCGCTCTTCGCCGCCCGCTGCCGGGCCGAGCTGACGGGCCGCAACCTGCCGCATGTCGCGCTGACGGGCGATTGGGAAGCGCGCTTCCGCCAGGCGGTGGCCGCGATCCGCCAGCATTTTCCGTGGCTTGGGACGCCAGCCGGATAG